In one window of Hevea brasiliensis isolate MT/VB/25A 57/8 chromosome 10, ASM3005281v1, whole genome shotgun sequence DNA:
- the LOC110638708 gene encoding uncharacterized protein LOC110638708: protein MDYAKISHKISSEWTAFWLFKIAFFTFLLILSLLSTSAVVYTIACIYTSKPITFKKVMSVVPRVWKRLMVTFLWSFAIVFIYNVIAAAVFIFWLVLSGGNSVFGIAILVLLLLFYFSGFLYVTIVWHLASVVSVLEEIYGIKAMIKSKNLIKGKIGVAVALFILLGICFAGIQLLFEVFVVLQWPQDLIIRIGMGIICFLLLFKVILFGLVIQAVLYFVCKSYHHENIDKSSLSSHLEAYLGEYVPLKAANVQMEQVQA from the coding sequence ATGGACTATGCCAAAATCTCCCACAAAATCTCCTCCGAGTGGACTGCCTTCTGGCTCTTCAAGATCGCCTTCTTCACTTTCCTCCTGATCCTTTCCCTTCTTTCTACTTCTGCAGTTGTTTATACAATTGCATGTATATATACTTCAAAGCCAATCACCTTCAAGAAGGTGATGAGTGTTGTTCCTAGAGTTTGGAAGAGACTTATGGTCACTTTTCTGTGGAGTTTTGCTATTGTTTTCATCTATAATGTTATTGCAGCAGCAGTATTCATCTTCTGGCTGGTCCTTAGTGGAGGTAACAGTGTGTTTGGCATCGCGATTCTTGTGCTTCTTCTGCTTTTTTACTTCTCTGGGTTCTTGTATGTTACCATAGTTTGGCATTTGGCAAGTGTGGTTTCTGTTCTGGAAGAAATTTATGGGATCAAAGCTATGATCAAGAGCAAGAACTTGATAAAGGGTAAGATTGGGGTTGCAGTGGCTCTTTTTATTCTTCTTGGAATTTGTTTTGCTGGAATTCAACTCCTTTTTGAGGTTTTTGTGGTCCTACAATGGCCACAAGACTTGATAATCAGAATTGGAATGGGAATCATTTGTTTTTTGCTGCTGTTTAAGGTGATTCTGTTTGGGCTTGTGATCCAAGCAGTTCTCTATTTTGTGTGCAAATCCTACCACCATGAGAATATTGATAAGTCTTCCTTATCAAGCCATCTTGAGGCCTATCTTGGGGAGTATGTTCCTTTAAAGGCAGCCAATGTCCAAATGGAACAAGTTCAAGCATAA